The Vicia villosa cultivar HV-30 ecotype Madison, WI linkage group LG1, Vvil1.0, whole genome shotgun sequence genome includes a region encoding these proteins:
- the LOC131628951 gene encoding uncharacterized protein LOC131628951: protein MARNEEKAQSMLNRFITMKAEEKKKPKERRPFLASECRDLNEADKWRQQIMREIGRKVAEIQNEGLGEHRLRDLNDEINKLIREKVHWERRIVELGGPNYARHSAKMTDLDGNIVDVPNPSGRGPGYRYFGAAKKLPGVRELFEKPPELRKRRTRYDIYKRINAAYYGYRDDEDGILERLEEPAEEAMRDEADEEWRRLDMIKKEARKAVRSGEVAEVSTAAREILHEEEEDVVEEERVKEREMRRLGEKEREFIVHVPLPDEKEIEKMVLQKKKTDLLNKYVSDVLMEEQTEAKDLLNIHR, encoded by the coding sequence ATGGCTCGTAATGAAGAAAAAGCTCAATCGATGCTCAACCGATTCATCACCATGAAAgcagaagagaaaaagaaaccaAAAGAACGCCGTCCTTTTCTCGCCTCCGAGTGCCGCGACCTTAACGAAGCAGATAAATGGCGTCAACAGATTATGCGCGAGATCGGCCGCAAAGTCGCCGAGATCCAAAACGAAGGTCTCGGCGAACACCGTCTCCGTGACCTTAACGACGAAATCAACAAACTCATTCGCGAAAAGGTTCATTGGGAGCGGCGAATTGTCGAACTCGGCGGTCCGAATTACGCTCGACATTCGGCTAAAATGACTGACCTCGATGGAAATATTGTGGATGTTCCAAACCCTAGCGGCCGTGGTCCTGGATATCGGTACTTCGGTGCGGCGAAGAAACTCCCCGGTGTGCGCGAGTTGTTTGAGAAACCGCCCGAGCTTCGCAAGCGGAGGACTCGTTATGATATCTATAAGCGGATCAATGCGGCTTATTATGGTTACCGTGATGATGAGGATGGTATTCTTGAACGCCTAGAGGAACCTGCTGAGGAAGCAATGCGAGATGAAGCGGACGAGGAGTGGCGTCGGCTTGATATGATAAAGAAGGAGGCTAGGAAGGCTGTTCGGAGTGGGGAGGTTGCTGAGGTTTCAACTGCTGCTAGGGAGATACTTCATGAGGAGGAGGAAGATGTGGTGGAGGAGGAGAGGGTGAAGGAGAGGGAGATGAGGAGGTTGGGTGAGAAAGAGAGGGAATTCATTGTTCATGTGCCGTTGCCGGATGAGAAGGAGATTGAGAAGATGGTGTTGCAGAAGAAGAAGACGGATTTGTTGAATAAGTATGTTAGTGATGTTCTCATGGAGGAGCAGACTGAAGCTAAGGACTTGCTTAACATTCATCGTTAG
- the LOC131628969 gene encoding RNA-binding KH domain-containing protein PEPPER-like — protein sequence MATADLIPNGTLQLQPPVEPIPDAVNPPATEETDSEEKKWPGWPGHCVFRLIVPVLKVGIIIGRKGELIKKTCEETRARIRVLDAPLGTPDRIVLISGKEDLEAPFSPAMDAVIKIFKRVSGLSATDDNNATSEVAGAAFCSIRLLVASTQAINLIGKQGSSIKTIQENTGASVRVLSGEDLPSYVGADERIVELHGETLKVLKGLEAVVGHLRKFLVDHSVPPLFEKTCNATISQDRQTDAWAEKQSLRSASQPSIVSDIPPSTKRDYFFADRESQLDSLLSSSTMSQYGQDSSISGLRSSAYNRASASIVTTVIQTMQIPLSYAEDIIGVQGTNIDYIRRTSGAILTVQESRVPDEIIVEIKGTSSEVQTAQQLIQEVIANRNETIASSYGRLDSGLRSSYSHLNNSSYPSSSLPSSQSYNGYGSSGLGGDYSTFRL from the exons ATGGCCACCGCCGACCTAATCCCGAACGGAACTTTACAATTGCAACCACCAGTCGAACCAATTCCGGACGCCGTCAACCCTCCGGCAACCGAGGAAACAGATTCCGAAGAGAAGAAATGGCCGGGTTGGCCAGGTCATTGCGTTTTCCGGCTGATTGTGCCGGTCCTTAAAGTCGGGATCATAATCGGCCGCAAAGGGGAGCTTATCAAGAAGACTTGCGAAGAGACTCGTGCTCGGATTCGTGTTCTCGATGCTCCACTTGGTACTCCGGATCGAATT GTGCTTATATCGGGGAAGGAAGATTTGGAGGCGCCTTTTTCTCCTGCAATGGATGCTGTAATAAAGATTTTTAAACGTGTCTCCGGATTAAGTGCAACTGATGACAATAATGCAACATCAGAAGTTGCAGGAGCTGCATTTTGTTCCATCCGTTTATTGGTGGCCTCAACACAAGCTATCAATTTGATAGGAAAGCAGGGTTCGTCAATTAAAACTATACAAGAAAATACCGGTGCTTCTGTTAGAGTTTTATCTGGAG AGGATCTTCCATCGTATGTCGGTGCCGATGAGAGGATTGTGGAACTGCATGGAGAAACCTTAAAGGTCCTAAAAGGTCTGGAAGCAGTAGTTGGGCACCTGAGGAAGTTTTTGGTTGATCATAGCGTTCCTCCCCTATTTGAGAAAACT tGCAATGCAACAATCTCACAAGACCGCCAGACAGATGCTTGGGCAGAGAAACAGTCACTGCGTAGTGCTTCACAACCTAGCATtgtttctgatattcctccttCAACAAAAAGGGATTATTTCTTTGCAGACCGTGAAAGTCAATTGGATTCATTGCTCTCTTCCTCAACAATGTCACAATATGGACAAGATTCTTCAATTTCTGGTCTTCGTTCTTCGGCATATAATCGTGCTAGTGCTTCCATTGTTACTACC GTAATACAAACAATGCAAATACCACTTTCCTATGCAGAGGACATAATTGGTGTTCAAGGGACTAATATCGATTACATTCGCCGTACTAGTGGTGCCATATTGACTGTGCAGGAGAGCAGAGTGCCAGATGAAATCATTGTGGAAATAAAAGGCACCTCCTCTGAAGTTCAAACAGCACAGCAATTGATTCAG GAAGTCATAGCTAATCGCAACGAAACTATCGCTAGTAGTTATGGCAGGTTAGATTCAGGACTGAGGTCTTCTTACTCCCACTTGAACAACTCTTCCTATCCCTCATCTTCCTTGCCATCATCGCAATCGTACAACGGGTATGGATCTTCTGGTCTAGGAGGGGACTATAGTACTTTCAGACTTTAA